Proteins from a genomic interval of Polaribacter sejongensis:
- a CDS encoding cytochrome c oxidase subunit I has protein sequence MSEHHHKETFVTKYIFSQDHKMISKQFLVTGMFMGIIGVFMSMLFRMQIAWPEKSFSIIEAFLGDHQTDGVMNPDMYLALVTIHGTIMVFFVLTAGLSGTFSNLLIPLQIGARDMASGFLNMVSYWMFFVSCIIMVCSLFVEAGPAAAGWTIYPPLSALPQAIPGSGMGMTLWLVSMAIFIASSLIGSLNYIATVFNLRTKGMKMTRLPLTIWAFFVTAIIGVVSFPVLLSASLLLIFDRSFGTSFYLSDIFIAGEVLHYQGGSPVLFEHLFWFLGHPEVYIVILPAMGIVSEILAINSRKPIFGYRAMIGSIIAIAFLSTIVWGHHMFVSGMNPFLGSVFTFTTLLIAIPSAVKSFNWLTTLWKGNLQLNPAMLFSIGLVSTFVTGGLTGIVLGDSALDINVHDTYFVVAHFHLVMGVSAIFGMFAGVYHWFPKMYGRMMNKTLGYWHFWLSIICAYGVFWPMHFIGLAGLPRRYYSNTAFPMFDDLSDINIVITLFALVGGFAQIFFIANFFISIYRGQKATMNPWNATTLEWTTPVDHVHGNWPGKLPEVHRWAYDYSKRVDPEDDDSAYLHGEDFVLQTVPLLEGEEPS, from the coding sequence ATGTCAGAACATCATCATAAAGAGACATTTGTAACAAAATATATTTTTAGCCAAGATCATAAAATGATTTCTAAGCAGTTCTTAGTAACTGGTATGTTTATGGGAATTATTGGGGTATTTATGTCTATGTTATTTCGTATGCAAATTGCATGGCCAGAAAAATCATTTTCTATAATTGAAGCATTTTTAGGAGATCACCAAACAGACGGTGTAATGAATCCAGATATGTACTTAGCTTTGGTAACAATACATGGTACTATAATGGTATTCTTTGTATTAACGGCAGGTTTAAGTGGTACATTTTCTAACTTATTAATACCATTGCAAATTGGAGCTAGAGATATGGCCTCTGGTTTTTTAAACATGGTTTCATACTGGATGTTCTTTGTTTCATGTATCATCATGGTGTGCTCTTTGTTTGTTGAAGCTGGTCCTGCAGCAGCAGGATGGACAATCTATCCTCCATTAAGTGCCTTACCACAAGCAATTCCAGGTTCTGGAATGGGTATGACATTATGGTTAGTTTCTATGGCTATTTTTATTGCATCCTCTTTAATAGGATCTTTAAACTATATAGCTACTGTTTTTAACTTAAGAACAAAAGGAATGAAAATGACAAGATTGCCTTTAACAATTTGGGCATTCTTTGTAACTGCCATTATTGGTGTAGTTTCTTTCCCTGTATTATTGTCTGCTTCTTTATTATTAATTTTTGATAGAAGTTTTGGTACTTCTTTCTATTTATCAGATATTTTTATTGCTGGTGAAGTTTTACATTATCAAGGTGGTTCTCCTGTATTATTCGAGCACTTATTTTGGTTCTTAGGTCACCCTGAGGTATATATTGTAATCTTACCTGCCATGGGTATTGTATCAGAAATTTTAGCAATCAATTCACGTAAGCCTATTTTTGGTTACCGTGCAATGATTGGTTCTATTATAGCAATTGCATTTTTATCTACAATTGTTTGGGGACACCATATGTTTGTATCAGGTATGAATCCTTTCTTAGGGTCTGTATTTACATTTACAACGTTATTAATTGCAATTCCATCTGCAGTAAAATCATTTAACTGGTTAACTACATTGTGGAAAGGTAATCTTCAATTAAACCCCGCCATGTTATTCTCTATCGGATTGGTTTCTACATTCGTTACAGGAGGTTTAACAGGTATTGTTTTAGGAGATTCAGCTTTAGATATTAATGTGCATGATACGTACTTTGTTGTAGCGCATTTCCACTTAGTAATGGGGGTTTCTGCTATTTTTGGAATGTTTGCTGGTGTGTATCACTGGTTTCCTAAAATGTATGGTAGAATGATGAATAAAACATTAGGATATTGGCATTTCTGGTTAAGCATCATTTGTGCTTACGGAGTTTTCTGGCCAATGCACTTTATAGGTTTAGCTGGTTTACCAAGAAGATATTATTCTAACACAGCATTTCCTATGTTCGATGATTTATCTGATATTAATATAGTAATTACATTGTTTGCCTTAGTTGGTGGTTTTGCTCAAATATTTTTTATTGCAAACTTCTTTATATCTATTTATAGAGGACAAAAAGCAACAATGAATCCTTGGAATGCAACTACTTTAGAATGGACAACTCCTGTAGATCATGTACACGGAAACTGGCCAGGGAAATTACCAGAAGTACATAGATGGGCATATGATTATAGTAAGCGTGTAGATCCAGAAGATGATGATAGTGCTTATTTACATGGTGAAGACTTTGTGTTACAAACTGTGCCATTATTAGAGGGTGAAGAACCTTCTTAG